A window of the Haloarcula rubripromontorii genome harbors these coding sequences:
- a CDS encoding methyl-accepting chemotaxis protein, which produces MTTADDSTGALGRLMLAVGTVPMTIEPFLPTPLRRTFSARVFLLAAMSIVGAPALAIVLFSSVTAAAVFIGFVVAVTGFLGYCEMYRAIIEINRKATAVDNGQYDIDFGVDRIDEVGDAYTKLERAAASLGRNIQEANEAQERAEEAREAAEDARETAEAERSEMEALSSHLELKASQYRTALDDAAAGDLTARVDTDSMSDAMAAVGTAINETLSDLETAIGSGQSTSTRIATGSETVLADGQQVRDETQSVADTASDIADGAETQRQQLDDAASELSDLSATVEEMASSVAEIAEQSNTAANLGRDAQRSSSEAQSAVDEIRHHSTNAASEVQQLDDIAEDMAEIVEVIDGIAEETNMLALNASIEAARAGQAGSGFAVVADEIKQLATETQAATGDVEDLIGSLRSQVGTSVDAMETMEEAVDRGSNTISETITTLEDVVDATVDVNGGIQEIDRATDQQATSAQEVVRIIDDINDIAGETATDAREMATTVDQQGQTVAGMVNSVERFADDATTLNDELSQFETTGTDGMDTPAGSGSVMSD; this is translated from the coding sequence ATGACGACCGCAGATGATTCGACGGGCGCGCTTGGTCGGCTCATGCTCGCGGTCGGCACTGTGCCCATGACAATCGAACCGTTCCTGCCGACGCCGCTTCGTCGGACGTTCAGCGCCCGTGTCTTCCTGCTGGCAGCGATGTCGATTGTGGGCGCACCGGCACTAGCTATCGTGCTGTTTTCCTCCGTGACAGCCGCCGCAGTGTTCATCGGGTTCGTCGTCGCCGTGACCGGATTTCTGGGCTACTGTGAGATGTACCGCGCGATAATCGAGATAAACCGAAAGGCGACGGCAGTCGACAACGGCCAGTACGACATCGACTTCGGCGTCGACCGGATTGACGAGGTCGGAGACGCGTACACGAAACTCGAACGGGCGGCGGCCTCACTCGGCCGGAACATTCAGGAAGCAAACGAAGCTCAGGAGCGTGCCGAGGAGGCTCGCGAAGCGGCCGAAGACGCCCGTGAAACCGCAGAAGCCGAGCGCAGCGAGATGGAGGCGCTGAGCAGCCACCTCGAACTGAAAGCGTCACAGTACCGGACGGCGCTCGACGACGCGGCCGCCGGCGACCTGACCGCCCGTGTCGACACCGACAGCATGAGCGACGCCATGGCCGCTGTCGGGACCGCGATTAATGAGACGCTGAGTGATCTGGAGACTGCTATCGGCAGCGGCCAGTCGACCTCGACACGTATCGCCACCGGAAGTGAAACCGTACTGGCCGACGGGCAGCAGGTCCGTGATGAGACACAGTCCGTGGCCGACACCGCGTCCGACATCGCCGACGGGGCAGAAACCCAGCGCCAGCAACTAGACGACGCGGCGAGCGAACTCAGTGACCTCTCGGCGACCGTCGAGGAAATGGCTTCATCTGTGGCTGAAATCGCCGAACAGAGCAACACTGCTGCGAATCTCGGCCGAGACGCCCAGCGGTCCTCGTCGGAAGCTCAGAGCGCCGTCGACGAGATCCGCCATCACTCAACGAACGCCGCAAGCGAGGTCCAGCAACTCGACGATATCGCGGAGGACATGGCCGAGATCGTCGAAGTCATCGACGGTATCGCCGAGGAAACGAATATGCTCGCGCTGAACGCTTCCATCGAAGCCGCCCGTGCCGGCCAGGCGGGCTCGGGCTTTGCCGTCGTCGCGGACGAAATCAAACAGCTTGCGACCGAGACACAGGCCGCCACCGGCGACGTGGAGGACCTCATCGGCTCGCTGCGATCCCAGGTCGGCACATCCGTCGACGCCATGGAGACGATGGAGGAGGCTGTCGACCGCGGTAGCAACACCATCTCCGAGACCATTACCACGCTCGAAGATGTGGTCGACGCCACCGTCGATGTCAACGGCGGCATTCAGGAAATCGACCGTGCGACTGACCAGCAGGCGACCAGCGCACAGGAAGTCGTGCGGATAATTGACGACATCAACGACATCGCCGGGGAGACCGCAACCGACGCCCGTGAAATGGCTACGACGGTCGATCAGCAGGGCCAGACCGTTGCCGGGATGGTCAACTCGGTGGAACGGTTCGCCGACGACGCCACCACCCTCAACGACGAACTCTCGCAGTTCGAGACCACCGGGACCGACGGCATGGACACGCCGGCTGGCTCCGGATCCGTGATGAGTGACTGA
- a CDS encoding redox-regulated ATPase YchF, with product MSYKIGLVGKPSVGKSTFFNAATMNDVPEGAYPFTTIDPSMGEAYVRVDCAAPEFDHTCTPNHGYCTDGVRFVPTKLVDVAGLVPGAHEGKGLGNQFLTDLNEADVLVHVVDFTGETDLEGEPTEDHDPREDIDFLEDELDMWYLDILEKGIERYRSGYHGEDKAIEDDLAEQMSAFKINADEIKQVVLALDLELDPDTWDDADKEALAREIRIRTKPMLIAANKMDTEAAQDNWETVTEDPAYEHLTFVPVSAHAEKALKNGNEQGVLDYRPGDEDFEVTADLPEEKAAGLEQIREFVTDFGGTGVQQALETALFEELGAIAVFPGARKPQEDGTFLQDCFVLPDGSTAEDFAYFLHTDIGDGFLHAHDVRTERQIGADTELDHRDVVEITTTN from the coding sequence ATGAGCTACAAGATCGGACTCGTCGGCAAACCCTCCGTCGGCAAGTCCACCTTCTTCAATGCGGCGACGATGAACGACGTGCCCGAGGGCGCGTACCCGTTCACGACAATCGACCCGTCGATGGGCGAGGCCTACGTCCGCGTCGACTGTGCGGCCCCGGAGTTCGACCACACCTGCACGCCCAACCACGGCTACTGCACGGACGGCGTCCGCTTCGTCCCGACGAAACTGGTCGACGTGGCCGGCCTCGTCCCCGGCGCACACGAAGGAAAGGGGCTGGGGAACCAGTTCCTCACGGACCTCAACGAGGCCGACGTGCTCGTCCACGTCGTCGACTTCACCGGCGAGACGGACCTCGAAGGGGAACCCACCGAGGACCACGACCCGCGCGAGGACATCGACTTCCTCGAAGACGAACTGGACATGTGGTACCTCGACATCCTGGAGAAGGGCATCGAGCGCTACCGCTCGGGCTACCACGGCGAGGACAAGGCCATCGAGGACGACCTCGCCGAGCAGATGTCGGCGTTCAAAATCAACGCCGACGAGATAAAGCAGGTCGTGCTCGCACTGGACCTGGAACTGGACCCCGACACCTGGGACGACGCGGACAAGGAGGCGCTGGCCCGCGAGATTCGCATCCGGACCAAGCCGATGCTCATCGCGGCGAACAAGATGGACACCGAGGCGGCCCAGGACAACTGGGAGACCGTCACCGAGGACCCGGCGTACGAACACCTCACGTTCGTGCCCGTCTCCGCCCACGCGGAGAAGGCGCTGAAAAACGGCAACGAGCAGGGCGTGCTGGACTACCGGCCGGGCGACGAGGACTTCGAGGTGACGGCGGACCTGCCCGAGGAGAAGGCCGCGGGGCTGGAACAGATTCGGGAGTTCGTGACCGATTTCGGCGGGACGGGCGTCCAGCAGGCGCTGGAAACCGCGCTGTTCGAGGAACTGGGCGCTATCGCGGTGTTCCCCGGCGCTCGCAAACCTCAGGAGGATGGCACCTTCCTGCAGGACTGTTTCGTCCTCCCCGACGGCTCGACCGCCGAGGACTTCGCGTACTTCCTGCACACGGACATCGGTGACGGGTTCCTCCATGCGCACGACGTGCGCACCGAACGCCAGATCGGCGCTGACACCGAACTCGACCACCGCGACGTGGTCGAAATCACGACAACGAACTAA
- a CDS encoding GNAT family N-acetyltransferase — MSFQTAIRPAESVDIADIRRVARAAWHAVYDDILGAETVNDHLREGYAPPVLERMIELDEVGLFVSTADDDVVAYMSCGMTDATGFGDLDLYVHPDYWGEGIGTELLRRGEAHLRDLSVRKIRDEVLAENEVGNGFYRAHFQKVGERTAEFGGQEHPVNVYERTV; from the coding sequence ATGTCGTTCCAGACAGCCATCCGACCGGCCGAATCGGTGGATATCGCAGATATCCGTCGGGTCGCACGGGCCGCATGGCACGCGGTGTACGATGATATCCTCGGAGCAGAGACGGTGAACGACCACCTCAGGGAGGGGTACGCGCCGCCGGTACTAGAACGGATGATTGAACTCGACGAGGTCGGACTGTTCGTCTCGACGGCCGACGACGACGTAGTGGCGTACATGAGCTGTGGGATGACGGACGCGACCGGGTTCGGTGACCTCGACCTGTACGTTCACCCGGACTACTGGGGCGAGGGCATCGGGACCGAACTGCTCCGCCGGGGCGAGGCCCACTTGCGCGACCTCTCCGTGCGGAAAATCCGCGACGAGGTGCTGGCCGAGAACGAGGTCGGCAACGGGTTCTACCGGGCCCACTTCCAGAAGGTCGGCGAGCGGACGGCCGAGTTCGGCGGCCAGGAACACCCCGTGAACGTGTACGAGCGGACGGTGTGA
- the trpC gene encoding indole-3-glycerol phosphate synthase, which yields MDDSEEIAPAVQSILDAARERGGGGDRVSVSPRSLSDAFDAAAADGRTPVIAEIKPTSPTANGERTDDPVDLARQMVEGGAAALSVLTEPDHFGGSARTLERVRDAVDVPVLRKDFILHEDQLDVVEADVILLIVRFLEAEGTDDLADLLTAARERGFQVLVETHTAAEVETAVGAGADIIGVNNRDLAELEVDLGTFESVAPDVPEGVTLIAESGIQTADDVTRMCDAGADALLIGSAIMDHDAATDVEANTRRLTDADTDAVETTTTDT from the coding sequence ATGGACGACAGTGAGGAGATAGCCCCAGCGGTTCAGTCGATTCTCGATGCGGCGCGGGAGCGCGGTGGCGGCGGCGACAGGGTGTCGGTGTCGCCCCGGTCGCTGTCGGACGCCTTCGACGCGGCGGCGGCCGACGGGCGAACGCCGGTTATCGCCGAAATCAAGCCCACGAGTCCGACCGCGAATGGCGAGCGGACCGACGACCCGGTCGACCTCGCCCGGCAGATGGTCGAAGGCGGTGCGGCGGCGCTGTCTGTGCTGACGGAGCCAGACCACTTCGGCGGGTCGGCGAGAACGCTCGAACGGGTCCGTGATGCCGTCGACGTGCCTGTTCTGCGGAAGGACTTCATCCTCCACGAGGACCAACTGGATGTCGTCGAAGCGGACGTGATTCTGCTCATCGTCCGCTTTCTCGAAGCCGAGGGCACTGACGACCTCGCTGATCTCCTTACGGCCGCGCGAGAGCGTGGATTTCAGGTCCTCGTGGAGACCCACACCGCGGCAGAGGTCGAGACGGCGGTCGGCGCTGGCGCGGACATCATCGGCGTCAACAACCGCGACCTCGCGGAGCTAGAGGTCGACCTCGGAACGTTCGAGTCCGTCGCGCCAGACGTCCCGGAGGGCGTCACACTCATTGCTGAAAGTGGCATACAGACAGCAGACGATGTCACGCGGATGTGCGATGCCGGTGCGGACGCCCTACTGATCGGCTCGGCGATTATGGACCACGACGCGGCGACGGACGTGGAAGCGAACACGCGGCGACTGACAGATGCGGACACTGATGCGGTTGAAACGACGACTACAGACACATGA
- the trpB gene encoding tryptophan synthase subunit beta, producing MSTDDAHDPKFGEYGGQYVPEALMPAIEELTDAYQRYVLENEDGFMDEFRERLADFGGRPTPLQYADQLSARYDTDVYLKREDLLHGGAHKLNNALGQVLLAKYMGKERIIAETGAGQHGTATAMAAAHLDMPCEIYMGETDIARQRPNVFRMRINGSEVNPVTVGRGTLKEAISETMRDWATTVENTHYVIGSIVGPHPFPKMVRDFQAVISEEAREQVIEKTGRLPDSVLACAGGGSNTMGTFAHFVDDTDVDLYAVEAGGSSLQVDEEEGVAPNSATLSTGDEGVLHGARTKLLQDSDGQIMESHSVSSGLDYAGVGPELAHLVDEDRVTPVNVDDDIALEAFHRLSQDEGIIPALETAHAFGYLEEHHDEVGDSVIINVSGRGDKDLEIAIEETAKRDLDIAPDMSIFERVGGGGL from the coding sequence ATGAGTACTGACGACGCACACGACCCCAAGTTCGGCGAGTACGGTGGACAGTACGTGCCCGAGGCGCTGATGCCAGCTATCGAAGAGCTGACCGACGCCTACCAGCGGTACGTGCTCGAAAACGAGGACGGCTTCATGGACGAGTTCCGGGAGCGACTGGCCGACTTCGGCGGCCGACCGACGCCGCTCCAGTACGCCGACCAGCTTTCGGCCCGGTACGACACGGACGTGTACCTCAAGCGCGAGGACCTGCTCCACGGCGGGGCCCACAAGCTCAACAACGCGCTCGGGCAGGTCCTGCTGGCGAAGTACATGGGCAAGGAGCGCATCATCGCCGAGACCGGTGCGGGCCAGCACGGCACCGCGACGGCGATGGCGGCGGCCCATCTGGACATGCCCTGTGAGATCTACATGGGCGAGACCGACATCGCGCGCCAGCGGCCCAACGTGTTCCGAATGCGAATCAATGGCTCCGAGGTCAATCCCGTGACGGTCGGCCGCGGGACGCTGAAGGAGGCTATCTCCGAGACGATGCGGGACTGGGCGACTACCGTCGAGAACACCCACTACGTCATCGGGAGTATCGTCGGCCCGCACCCGTTCCCGAAGATGGTCCGGGACTTTCAGGCAGTCATCTCTGAGGAGGCCCGTGAGCAGGTCATCGAGAAGACCGGCAGGCTGCCCGATTCGGTCCTCGCCTGCGCTGGCGGCGGCTCGAACACGATGGGCACCTTCGCCCACTTTGTTGATGATACCGACGTCGACCTCTATGCCGTCGAAGCCGGCGGCTCTTCACTGCAGGTCGACGAGGAGGAGGGCGTTGCGCCCAACTCCGCCACCCTCTCGACCGGCGACGAGGGCGTTCTCCACGGTGCGCGCACGAAGCTCCTGCAGGACTCGGACGGCCAGATCATGGAATCTCACTCCGTCTCGTCGGGGCTAGACTACGCCGGTGTCGGCCCGGAACTGGCCCACCTCGTCGACGAGGACCGCGTCACGCCCGTCAATGTCGACGACGACATCGCGCTAGAGGCGTTCCACCGCCTCTCGCAAGACGAGGGTATTATTCCGGCGCTGGAGACGGCCCACGCCTTTGGCTACCTCGAAGAGCACCACGACGAAGTCGGTGACTCTGTCATTATCAACGTCTCCGGCCGCGGCGACAAGGACCTCGAAATTGCCATCGAAGAGACCGCGAAGCGTGACCTCGATATCGCGCCGGACATGTCTATCTTCGAGCGCGTCGGCGGGGGTGGCCTCTGA
- the trpA gene encoding tryptophan synthase subunit alpha encodes MGLERAFADEPAFVPYLAAGDPNYEASIEYVEALARGGADVIELGLPFSEPIAEGKTIQNAIVRSLEAGMTPDRFFQFVEDLDVDVPLVCMTYYNLIYQYGSEEGPRPFVETAAAVGIEGLVVPDLPAEEAGPLRTACDEFGLDLVFIVAPTTRGDRLERMLEQVSGYVYVQARLGVTGAREDVDDATEESLARLSDWDVPKAVGFGIKTGDHAERIVSAGADGVIVGSALVDIVAEGHENGDSVGAVADRLEAKARELKEGALRGAAERPQPERT; translated from the coding sequence ATGGGCCTCGAACGCGCCTTCGCCGACGAGCCTGCGTTCGTTCCGTACCTCGCAGCCGGCGACCCGAACTATGAGGCGTCGATAGAGTACGTCGAGGCGCTGGCCCGCGGCGGCGCGGATGTCATCGAACTCGGCCTGCCGTTCTCCGAGCCCATCGCGGAGGGGAAGACCATCCAGAACGCTATCGTCCGCTCGCTAGAAGCCGGGATGACGCCCGACCGCTTCTTCCAGTTCGTTGAGGACCTCGACGTGGACGTGCCGCTGGTGTGTATGACCTACTACAACCTCATCTATCAATACGGCTCAGAAGAAGGTCCCCGCCCCTTCGTCGAGACGGCCGCCGCGGTGGGCATCGAGGGGCTCGTTGTCCCGGACCTGCCCGCTGAGGAGGCCGGGCCGCTCCGAACGGCCTGCGACGAGTTCGGGCTCGATCTGGTGTTCATCGTCGCGCCAACGACGAGAGGCGACCGGCTCGAACGGATGCTCGAACAGGTGTCGGGCTACGTGTACGTGCAGGCCCGTCTGGGCGTCACCGGCGCGCGCGAGGACGTGGACGACGCCACCGAGGAGTCGCTGGCTCGCCTCTCAGACTGGGACGTACCAAAGGCCGTCGGGTTCGGCATCAAGACGGGCGACCACGCCGAGCGAATCGTGTCTGCCGGCGCTGACGGCGTCATCGTCGGCTCCGCGCTGGTCGATATCGTCGCCGAGGGCCACGAGAACGGCGATTCTGTCGGTGCGGTGGCCGACCGGCTCGAAGCGAAGGCTCGTGAACTCAAGGAGGGTGCGCTCCGGGGGGCGGCAGAACGACCGCAACCGGAACGCACATAA
- a CDS encoding 2-amino-3,7-dideoxy-D-threo-hept-6-ulosonate synthase → MTAGKRARLERIGTDDTYVIIPMDHGITMGAVKGLKDIESTIDAVTSGGADAVLTQRGIAGRVHPNKNDAGYITHLNGSTTIGPDEQDKRTTGTVEDAIRAGADAVSFHINVGSQYEPEQIEELSELTTEASRYGLPVLAMAYARGPDIDSENEDYNQSVGHAVRLAEELGADIVKTGYTGSAETFQHVVESTSLPVVIAGGSKGTDEETVRMVRGTMDAGAAGVSMGRSIFQHDEPEKIARAVSAVVHDDATTEEALREAGLAVEA, encoded by the coding sequence ATGACTGCAGGAAAACGCGCACGACTCGAACGTATCGGGACAGACGACACATACGTCATCATCCCGATGGACCACGGCATCACAATGGGGGCCGTAAAGGGCCTCAAAGACATCGAATCAACGATTGACGCGGTTACCAGCGGCGGCGCAGACGCCGTCCTTACCCAGCGTGGCATCGCCGGACGGGTCCACCCCAACAAGAACGACGCGGGCTATATCACTCATCTCAACGGCTCTACTACTATCGGCCCGGACGAGCAAGACAAGCGGACCACTGGAACGGTGGAAGACGCCATCCGCGCCGGGGCCGACGCCGTCTCGTTCCACATCAACGTCGGCAGTCAGTACGAACCCGAACAGATAGAGGAACTCTCCGAACTGACGACCGAAGCCAGCCGGTACGGCCTGCCGGTGCTGGCGATGGCCTACGCCCGCGGCCCCGACATCGACTCCGAGAACGAGGACTACAACCAGTCCGTCGGCCACGCCGTCCGACTGGCCGAGGAACTCGGCGCGGACATCGTCAAGACCGGCTACACCGGCTCCGCCGAGACGTTCCAGCACGTCGTCGAGTCCACGTCGCTGCCGGTGGTCATCGCCGGCGGCTCGAAGGGCACCGACGAGGAGACTGTCCGGATGGTCCGCGGGACGATGGACGCCGGGGCCGCCGGCGTCTCGATGGGCCGTTCTATTTTCCAGCACGACGAACCGGAGAAGATCGCCCGCGCCGTCTCCGCCGTCGTCCACGACGACGCCACCACCGAAGAGGCGCTCCGCGAGGCCGGACTGGCCGTCGAGGCCTAA
- a CDS encoding P-loop NTPase, with protein MVTNHVYTIAGAKGGVGKTTSSINLGTLLAKAGYSTVVVEMDLAMANLVDFLDVDIDTDEDATFHDVLAGDASITDAMYETDVNLSIVPSGTTLEGYADTDLDRLPGVVETLRWHHDIVLLDTPAGLSEETIQPLKLADDVLLVSTPRVASIRNVSNTKELAERVDAPVRGLLLTKSGTGASPGADEIAAFLDVELLGHVPEDDAVPHSQDSGTPVVRNAPNSGAAIAYKRISEQLVDTEKASTDTTPNAAALAEPADSDDPEPTSRQAEQPPQRHGLGTTDGGKTVHPPEAIRDDSDLIGPAPAEQDREDEPPADDGAEVTDLEKPAASETDIEDGAETMPVIDGSELVESESAPTDEREQDADEVERDGSESRGADAPEQEASNSPSDTPTEGDADAGDGDGLGSRMRSLFGF; from the coding sequence ATGGTTACTAACCACGTCTACACAATCGCCGGGGCGAAAGGGGGGGTCGGAAAGACGACGTCCAGCATCAACCTCGGTACACTGCTGGCGAAGGCCGGATACTCGACCGTCGTCGTGGAGATGGACCTCGCGATGGCGAACCTCGTTGATTTTCTCGATGTCGACATCGACACTGACGAGGACGCCACGTTTCACGACGTGCTCGCCGGCGATGCGTCGATCACAGACGCGATGTACGAAACCGACGTGAACCTGTCAATCGTGCCGAGCGGGACGACGCTCGAAGGGTACGCGGACACCGACCTCGACCGACTGCCCGGCGTCGTCGAAACCCTTCGGTGGCACCACGACATCGTTCTGTTGGACACCCCGGCGGGACTGAGCGAGGAGACGATTCAGCCGCTCAAGCTCGCTGACGACGTGTTGCTCGTGTCGACACCGCGGGTGGCATCGATACGGAACGTTTCGAACACCAAAGAACTCGCAGAGCGGGTCGACGCGCCAGTTCGAGGCCTGCTCCTCACGAAGTCTGGGACAGGCGCGTCGCCGGGTGCCGATGAAATCGCTGCGTTCCTCGACGTCGAACTGCTCGGACACGTTCCGGAAGACGACGCCGTCCCGCACTCCCAAGACAGTGGCACGCCCGTCGTCAGGAACGCGCCCAACAGCGGTGCCGCCATTGCCTACAAGCGGATATCCGAACAGCTCGTTGACACTGAAAAGGCGTCGACCGACACCACGCCAAACGCAGCCGCTCTGGCGGAGCCAGCTGACTCGGACGACCCAGAACCGACGAGCCGGCAAGCGGAACAGCCACCACAGCGGCACGGCCTCGGGACAACGGACGGCGGCAAGACAGTCCACCCACCGGAAGCAATCAGGGATGACAGCGATCTGATCGGCCCAGCGCCGGCCGAGCAGGACAGAGAGGACGAGCCGCCGGCGGATGATGGAGCCGAAGTGACCGACCTCGAGAAACCAGCCGCTTCGGAGACAGACATCGAAGACGGAGCCGAAACCATGCCGGTAATCGACGGGAGTGAGCTGGTGGAGAGCGAATCAGCGCCGACGGACGAGCGGGAGCAGGATGCCGACGAGGTAGAGCGAGACGGCAGTGAGTCACGAGGTGCCGACGCGCCGGAACAGGAAGCCAGTAACTCGCCGTCGGACACCCCAACCGAGGGCGACGCGGATGCCGGCGACGGAGACGGTCTCGGCTCGCGAATGCGGTCGCTGTTTGGCTTTTAG
- a CDS encoding 3-dehydroquinate synthase II, producing MTRSVWLKADSEVGDWETRKRRITAGIEAGVDWVLVDEDDVERVSELGEINIAAFTNGDVHVMEAEAEDSKADATIVGKDGEGDGTVDLPSDFSGSADLSTLRQNGAAPDGGYVRIFDEDYEAFAEAVAAEADFTIVIGENWQIIPLENLIARVGEETDLIAGVRTAEDARTAYETLELGADGVLLDTDDVDEIRKTVEVRDEMGRETLDLEYAEVTAIEQTGSADRVCIDTGSLMEHDEGMLVGSMARGLFFVHAETAESPYVASRPFRVNAGAVHAYVRTPDGGTKYLSELQSGDEVQIVDANGRTREAIVGRAKIEKRPMFRVQAETKDGDRIETLLQNAETIKVHTQNGRTAVTDLEPGDEILIHHEDTATHFGERIEESIIEK from the coding sequence ATGACTCGAAGCGTCTGGCTCAAAGCCGACAGCGAGGTCGGCGACTGGGAGACACGGAAACGCCGGATAACCGCTGGTATCGAGGCCGGCGTCGACTGGGTACTGGTCGACGAGGACGATGTCGAACGCGTCTCGGAACTCGGTGAAATAAACATCGCCGCGTTCACCAACGGGGACGTCCACGTGATGGAGGCCGAGGCGGAGGACTCAAAGGCCGATGCAACTATCGTCGGGAAAGACGGCGAGGGCGACGGCACGGTCGACCTCCCCTCTGACTTCTCCGGCTCTGCGGACCTCTCGACGCTGCGGCAGAACGGAGCCGCCCCCGACGGCGGCTACGTCCGCATCTTCGACGAAGACTACGAGGCCTTCGCCGAGGCGGTCGCCGCTGAAGCCGACTTCACCATCGTCATCGGCGAGAACTGGCAGATAATTCCACTCGAAAACCTCATCGCCCGCGTCGGCGAGGAGACGGACCTCATCGCCGGCGTCAGGACCGCCGAGGACGCCCGGACGGCCTACGAGACGCTGGAACTGGGGGCCGACGGTGTCCTGCTTGATACCGACGATGTCGACGAAATCCGCAAGACGGTGGAGGTCCGCGACGAGATGGGCCGGGAGACGCTCGACCTGGAGTACGCCGAGGTCACCGCCATCGAGCAGACTGGCTCCGCTGACCGCGTCTGTATCGACACGGGCAGCCTGATGGAACACGACGAGGGGATGCTCGTCGGGTCGATGGCTCGCGGACTCTTCTTCGTTCACGCCGAGACGGCAGAATCACCGTACGTCGCTTCCCGGCCGTTCCGGGTCAACGCCGGCGCGGTCCACGCATACGTCCGGACGCCTGACGGCGGGACGAAATATCTCTCGGAACTCCAGTCCGGCGACGAGGTCCAGATAGTCGACGCGAACGGTCGGACCCGCGAGGCTATCGTCGGTCGTGCGAAAATCGAGAAGCGCCCGATGTTCCGCGTGCAAGCCGAAACCAAGGACGGCGACCGCATCGAGACGCTGCTCCAGAACGCCGAGACGATCAAGGTCCACACCCAGAACGGCCGAACCGCCGTCACGGATCTCGAACCCGGCGACGAAATCCTCATCCACCATGAGGATACGGCGACGCACTTCGGCGAGCGGATCGAAGAGAGCATCATCGAAAAGTAA
- a CDS encoding DUF6677 family protein, giving the protein MTDKGRKRPLLAVVLAFIFPGLGHFYLRKWVRGLLWLGLLFMLSVVFVVTGAIDPVSQLSLEAISSSYQSRPTEVTIGSVVITTLNVVDAYWVAVNENQATEVDAGTTCPNCGKELDEDIDFCHWCTTQLEPVEADQQ; this is encoded by the coding sequence ATGACTGACAAAGGACGCAAGCGGCCGTTGCTGGCCGTGGTGCTTGCGTTCATCTTCCCCGGGCTGGGACACTTCTACCTCCGTAAGTGGGTGCGGGGACTACTGTGGCTCGGGTTACTGTTCATGCTCTCAGTGGTCTTCGTCGTCACTGGCGCTATCGACCCTGTCTCCCAGCTAAGCTTAGAGGCTATCTCGTCGTCGTATCAGTCCAGACCCACCGAGGTGACAATCGGCTCGGTTGTGATCACGACGCTCAACGTCGTCGACGCCTACTGGGTCGCGGTCAACGAAAATCAGGCCACAGAAGTCGACGCCGGCACGACGTGCCCGAACTGCGGCAAGGAACTCGACGAAGACATCGACTTCTGTCACTGGTGTACGACGCAACTGGAACCGGTCGAGGCGGACCAGCAGTAG
- a CDS encoding type I 3-dehydroquinate dehydratase, with protein sequence MDFESFTLLAATDDLGVEPAARADADGLELRMDFADEPLAQLDAYDGDLPILVTNRPTWEGGEAADTASRLDTLEAALEHDAVTAVDLELAALEGAGDHNAGRVADAARDRDATVVVSTHNFESTPDRDAIVSRLDRACNQGDVGKMASTAQSPDDVLAMLGATRELTAAGEQVATMCMGSAGRHSRAVAPVYGSRIGYAPVDPADATAPGQYDLATLRTLVGQLQSDG encoded by the coding sequence ATGGACTTCGAGTCGTTCACCCTGCTCGCCGCCACCGACGACCTCGGGGTGGAGCCGGCCGCCCGAGCCGATGCTGACGGACTGGAGTTACGGATGGACTTCGCCGACGAGCCGCTGGCACAGCTGGACGCCTACGACGGCGATCTCCCGATACTCGTCACGAACCGACCGACGTGGGAGGGTGGCGAGGCCGCTGATACCGCAAGTCGTCTCGATACACTCGAAGCCGCGCTCGAACACGACGCCGTGACGGCTGTCGACCTCGAACTCGCAGCGCTGGAGGGAGCCGGCGACCACAATGCTGGCCGCGTTGCCGACGCTGCCCGCGACCGCGATGCGACCGTGGTCGTCTCGACGCATAACTTCGAGTCGACGCCCGACCGTGACGCAATCGTGAGTCGACTCGACCGGGCCTGCAATCAGGGCGACGTGGGGAAGATGGCCAGCACAGCTCAGTCGCCCGACGACGTGCTGGCGATGCTCGGGGCGACCCGAGAGCTGACCGCCGCGGGCGAACAGGTCGCCACGATGTGCATGGGGTCGGCCGGTCGCCACTCCCGGGCCGTTGCCCCGGTGTACGGCTCCCGAATCGGCTATGCACCGGTCGACCCCGCTGACGCGACCGCGCCGGGTCAGTACGACCTCGCAACGCTCCGGACGCTGGTCGGACAGCTACAGAGCGACGGCTGA